A window of Streptomyces sp. NBC_01689 genomic DNA:
CAGGTGGGACAAGGCGGTGACGCTGTCCAACAACCGCGCGGTCACCATCTATCTGTGGCACAACGTGCTGATCATGGCCACGTTCCCGATCGTCGACCGGATGTACGACCTGCCGTTCATGGACGGCGACGGTGCGACGGCCGCGCTGGACGCGACGTACACGCTCTGGACGTTCGTCCTGGTGTGGCCGCTGACGGCGCTGGCCGTGCTGGCCTTCGGCTGGATCGAGGACCTCGCGGCGAAGCGCGCCCCACGGCTGTGGCCGGACGGACCGGCGCGCGGCACCTCGCGGGGCGGCCACCGGAGCCCGTCCCGCGCGCCCTCACGGAGCGGCCACCGCGCGTAGGGCCGGGCGTGGGCTGCCCGTACGCCGGGAAGGGGCACCTCACCGTCGCCCCCGCGCCGAGGTGAGAGCAACGTTCCGCTCCGGTCACCCGCGGCCACAGCCCGGAAACGCGTCCTTCCTACCTTCGGGACCGAGCAGGTCGTCGGCCGACGCCTGGGCACCGCACCGGAGAACCGTGGAGGCGTCATGACAGTCCCGAGCGCAGCCCCCGCCCGGAACAGGGGAGGCCGCTGGATCGAGGAGTGGGACCCAGAGGACGAGACCTTCTGGAGGGAGAAGGGAGCGCGGATCGCCCGGCGCAACCTGCTCCTGTCCGTGCTCTGCGAACACATCGGCTTCTCGGTGTGGACCCTGTGGTCGGTCATGGTGCTCTTCATGGGACCCGAGTACGGGCTCACCCCCGCCGACAAGTTCCTGCTCACCTCGGTGGTGACGCTGGTCGGGGCCGTGGTGCGGGTGCCGTACACCTACGCGGTGGCGGTCTTCGGCGGCAGGAACTGGACGATCGTCTCCGCGTGCCTGCTGCTCGTACCGACCGTCGCCGCGTTCGTGGTGATGGAGCCGGGCACCTCCTTCACGACCTTCCTGCTGGTCGGTCTGCTCGCCGGTGTCGGCGGCGGCAACTTCGCCTCCAGCATGACCAACATCAACGCGTTCTTCCCGCTGCGCCGCAAGGGCTGGGCGCTCGGTCTCAACGCGGGCGGCGGCAACCTCGGCGTGCCCGTCATCCAACTCGTGGCGCTCGCGATCATCGGCGCGCACGGCGGGCCCCGCGTGCTGCTCGGCGTCTACATCCCGCTCGTCCTCGTCGCCGCCGCGCTCGCCGCCGTCCACATGGACAACATCGCGTCCGTGCGCAACGACACCGGGGCCGCCCGGGACGCCGTGAAGGACGCCCACACCTGGATCATGGCCTTCCTCTACACCGGCACCTTCGGGTCGTTCATCGGCTACGGGTTCGCCTTCGGGCAGGTGCTCCAGAGCGAGTTCGGGCGTACGCCCCTGCAGGCGGCCTGCGTCACCTTCGTCGGGCCGCTGCTCGGTTCGCTGATCCGCCCGGTCGGCGGGCGGCTCGCCGACCGGTACGGCGGGGCGCGGATCACGCTGTGGAACTTCGTCGCCATGGCCGGCGCGACCGGTGCCGTCGTGGCCGCCTCGGTCCAGAGGTCGCTGCCGCTGTTCACCGCCGCCTTCATCGCGCTGTTCGTGCTCACCGGCCTCGGCAACGGCTCGACGTACAAGATGATCCCGGGGATCTTCCAGGCCAAGGCGGTCGCCCGCGGCCTGCGCGGGGAGGAGGCCTCCTCCTACGGGCGGCGGCTGTCCGGGGCCTCCATGGGACTCATCGGCGCGGTGGGCGCGCTCGGCGGCGTCGGCATCAACCTCGCCCTGCGGCAGTCCTTCCTCACCCGCGGCTCCGGCACCGGCGCCTTCGTCGCCTTCCTCGCCTTCTACGGGCTGTGCTTCGCGGTCACCTGGGCCGTATACCTTCGCGGGACCGCGCCCCGGAGCCGTACCGTCGCGGCCGCGGAGCCGCAGCCGGGGCCGGCCTACGCCGAGGTCTGACGTAACACGGGTGACATCACCGGGAACCGGGCCTGTCACGGGGCGTTGACAGGCTCGGGCGGCCGC
This region includes:
- a CDS encoding nitrate/nitrite transporter — protein: MTVPSAAPARNRGGRWIEEWDPEDETFWREKGARIARRNLLLSVLCEHIGFSVWTLWSVMVLFMGPEYGLTPADKFLLTSVVTLVGAVVRVPYTYAVAVFGGRNWTIVSACLLLVPTVAAFVVMEPGTSFTTFLLVGLLAGVGGGNFASSMTNINAFFPLRRKGWALGLNAGGGNLGVPVIQLVALAIIGAHGGPRVLLGVYIPLVLVAAALAAVHMDNIASVRNDTGAARDAVKDAHTWIMAFLYTGTFGSFIGYGFAFGQVLQSEFGRTPLQAACVTFVGPLLGSLIRPVGGRLADRYGGARITLWNFVAMAGATGAVVAASVQRSLPLFTAAFIALFVLTGLGNGSTYKMIPGIFQAKAVARGLRGEEASSYGRRLSGASMGLIGAVGALGGVGINLALRQSFLTRGSGTGAFVAFLAFYGLCFAVTWAVYLRGTAPRSRTVAAAEPQPGPAYAEV